The genome window GACTCCGTGCCCTGGGCGGTGCGCTGTGAGATGAGGCGCGTCTGCACGGTGGTGATGGGCGCGATGATGACATCGTCGGTGACGCCCTGGCCGGTGCCGCCCTTGGCCTTGAGCAGGCCGATGATCTGGAACTGGCGGTTGTTGATGACGACGAACTGGCCGACGGGGCTCTGATCACCGAAGAGGGTTTGGGAGATGTTGCTGCCAAGGACGGCGACGAGCAACCGCGAGGTGACGTCCTGGTCCTCGATGAAGCGCCCGTCCACAAGGGTGGCATCGCGGATGCCGGCGTAGGGAGGCGTGGTGCCGGTGATGCGGGCGAAGACGTTCTGGTTCGAGGCGCGGGCCTGGCCGACGGTGTTCACTTCCGGCGCGACGGAAACGACGTCCGGCGCGAGCGAGGGATCTTGAAGGGCGTAGGCGTCTTGCAGGGTGAGGGTCTGACCCGTGCCCACCTGGCCGCGCACGCCTTGATTCGTCTGCGCCTGGGGGCGGACGAAGATGAGGTTGGTGCCGACGCGGGTGATCTGCTCTTCGATGCTTTGGTTCGTGCCTTTGCCGATAGCCATGACGGCGATGACGGCCCCGACGCCGATGACGATGCCGAGGAGGGTGAGGAAGGTGCGAAGCTTATTGGAGATCAGGGCCCAGAAGGCCAGTCGGAAGCTTTCGATGGGGCTCATACGGCCGCCTTCCCTTTCACTTCATCGCTGATGATGAGGCCGTCCTTGAAGGTGACGACGCGCGGCGAGATGGCGCTCACCGCCGGGTCGTGGGTAACGAAGACAAGGGTCATACCTTCCTTATCATGGAGCTCCTGGAAGAGCCG of Chloroflexota bacterium contains these proteins:
- a CDS encoding FtsX-like permease family protein; this translates as MSPIESFRLAFWALISNKLRTFLTLLGIVIGVGAVIAVMAIGKGTNQSIEEQITRVGTNLIFVRPQAQTNQGVRGQVGTGQTLTLQDAYALQDPSLAPDVVSVAPEVNTVGQARASNQNVFARITGTTPPYAGIRDATLVDGRFIEDQDVTSRLLVAVLGSNISQTLFGDQSPVGQFVVINNRQFQIIGLLKAKGGTGQGVTDDVIIAPITTVQTRLISQRTAQGTESVQNINVKAVSNKRIEAAKTQVTEILRERHKVTTTDDFVLTSQEDLIQARQEVNNVLTVFLGAIAGISLLVGGIGIMNIMLVSVTERTREIGIRKAVGAKRRDILSQFLTEATLVSFGGGGIGIAAGWGASKLLENLTLNGQPIETVFTAGIAGLAVGVAVAIGLFFGIYPAVRASRMDPIEALRHT